In the genome of Pusillimonas sp. T7-7, the window TTCAGCGCCGTTACCAGCATCAGATTTTTTTCAAGATTGTCGATAATGCGGGGCGTGTTGGGCTCTATGCCCACGGCGCAATGGTCATTGAAAGCCATGCAGGCATCGGACAGCAAGCTGATGCTTTCAAGCACGTTATGCACCATGACGGGCTTGTATACGTTCAACTGGAAGTTGCCCTGGCTGCCGGCAAAAGCCGTGGCTGCATCGTTGCCAAACACCTGTACGCAAACCATGGTCATGGCCTCGCACTGGGTTGGGTTGACCTTGCCCGGCATGATGGACGAGCCCGGTTCATTGTCGGGAATATTCAGTTCACCGATGCCGCAACGCGGTCCGCTGGCCAGCCAGCGCACATCGTTGGCCATTTTCATGAGTGCACCCGCCAGGGTGCGCAGCGATGCCGACAAATTCACCAGCGCATCGTGCGCAGACAAGGCAAAAAATTTATTGTCGGCCGACCTGAAAGGCAGACCGGTGATCTGGGCAATATACCCGGCTGCGGTATCGCCAAACCGGGCGTGGGCGTTCAGGCCAGTGCCCACCGCCGTACCACCTATGGCCAAATCGTAGATGCCAGGCAGGTCTGCCTGCACGCCGTCGAGCGCAAAATCGATTTGCGCCACCCAGCCGCCTATTTCCTGCCCCAATGTGATGGGCGTGGCGTCCTGCAAGTGGGTACGACCTGTCTTGACGATGTCTTGATAGGTCTCGGCCTTGTCGGCCAGCGTGTTGCGCAGCGTGCCCACGGCGGGAAACAGCCGGCGCTCAAGCTCCTGCGCAACCGCAATATGCATGGCGGTGGGAAAGGTGTCGTTGGAAGATTGGCCGCGATTCACATGATCGTTCGGGTGCACGGGCTTCTTCGAACCCATATTTCCGCCCGCAAGCTCGATGGCGCGGTTGGAAATGACCTCGTTGGCATTCATATTGGATTGCGTGCCCGAGCCTGTCTGGAACACCACCAGGGGGAACTCATCGTTCAGCTTGCCTTCGATGACTTCGTCGGCCGCTCTTGTAATCAGGTCGGCGATGTCGGTCGGCAGCTCGCCCAGTTCGGCATTGGCCTGCGCGGCCGCTTTTTTAAGTGTGCCCAACGCAGTAATGATGGGCGCCTGCCAGGTGAATCGGCCAACACCTATGGGAAAATTGTGAATCGAACGTTGTGTTTGGGCCCCCCAGTAATGCGCAGCGGGTACTTCTATTTCGCCCATGGAATCGGATTCGATACGACTGGCCGTCATGCCTGCTCCTTATGTGTGTGCGGCTTGATGTGCCAGGAAGAGGCTGAACCATGCCCACGCACAGGCAAGATCCAGAGCCTGCAAAAGCCGCAACAGACCCTGACTCCAACTATACGCCTGGCGGGCAGGCTCTGCACGGTTAACTCTGTTTTACCAATGGTCTTTACAGGGCGCCCGCCTGAGGGCCAACCCCCTGCAGCCAGTATTTATAAGGTATCGGTCTGCAAAACCGGGAAGTGTGCCGACCAGGCCTGCACGACGTCGAGCATGCGATTGGCAAAACCCCATTCATTGTCGAACCAGATGAACAGATTGGCGAAACCGTCGCCGTTGGTACGCGTTTGGCTGGCATCGATAATGGCCGAATGGGGATTATGATTGAAATCGACCGACGCATGGGGATGGTCGGAATAATCGAGCAAGCCCCGATAGTGCTGGGTGGCAGCCAGCAGTACGGCATTGAGCGCCGGCGCCGGCACGTCGCTTTGCAGCTTGACCATCAGATCTATGGCGGAAACGTTCAGAATGGGCACGCGTATGGCTTTGGCCTGCACCTTGCCTGCGAGCTGCGGCAACAATCTTTCCACCCCCTGCGCCAGCCCGGTCGCCACCGGCACAATAGACTGCATCGCAGAACGCGTTCTGCGCAGGTCGGAATGATGGTAGCCATCGATCATGGGCTGGTCGTTCATCACCGAATGCAGAGTCGTCAGGAAAGCGTGGTCTATGCCGAAGGCGGTGTCCAGCTCGGCCAGAATGGGCACAATGGCATTGGTGGTGCACGAAGCATTCGAGACTATGGTTTCACGCCCCGTCAGGCCCTTGTGATTGATGCCGTAGACCACGGTGTAGTCCACATCTTGAGCACTATTGGAGGGCTGCGATACCAGCACCCGAGGGCAACCTGAATCGATAAAACGCTGCAGTTGCTGGCGCGAACTATAACGCCCCGAGCATTCCAGCAACAGGTCAACATCAAGGGCTTGCCAGTCGACCGCTTCGGGCTCTGTTTCGTGGCTGACCCGAATGCTGTGCCCATTGACGACCAGGCTATCCGGCCCCTGCCCCACCTTGCCGGGGAACACGCCATGGGTCGAGTCGAACTGCGACAAATACACCATGCTGGCCAGGTCCGCCGGTTCATTGATGGCCACGACCTGATAAAACTCTTTGAGTGGGGATTCGTAAAGGGCGCGCAGCACACATCGACCTATACGGCCATAACCATTGATTGCCAGACGTAAGGGGCGGCTCATTCAGTACTCTCGAGGTTGTTGAAGAAAGTCCACAGTGCCAGGAGCCCCGTCCGTCAGACGGAACAGGGCACTGGCACATCTTCAACTTTACTACTTTACCGACTGCTACATCGTGGGCATGATGAACTCGTTGCCTTTGCTGATGTTCTGGGGCCAGCGCTGCATGATGGATTTCTGCTTGGTATAGAAGCGCACGCCCTCTTCGCCATACGAATGCGTATCACCAAACAAGCTGCGCTTCCAGCCGCCAAAGCCATGCCACGACATGGGCACGGGAATCGGTACATTCACGCCGACCATGCCCACCTGAATGCGGCGCGCGAACTCACGGGCGGTGTGGCCGTCGCTGGTAAAGCAAGACACACCGTTACCGAACTCGTGGCGGTTGATCAAGTCGACGGCCGCTCCCAGGTCGGGCACATGCACGCACGCCAGCACCGGTCCGAAGATTTCTTCCTTGTAGATGCGCATTTCGGGAGTCACGTTGTCGAACAGTGTGCCGCCCACATAAAAGCCCTGCTCATGGCCTTCAACCTTGTGGTTTCGTCCATCGACCAGCAGTTCCGCACCCTCTTCCACGCCCAGGGCAATATAGCCCTCGATGCGCTTCAAGGCTTCCGCCGTCACAACCGGCCCCATTTCCGCATCCAGATGCATGCCGTCCTTGATTTTCAGCGTTGCTGCACGCTCTTTCAGGGCAGGCAATATCTTTTTGCCCACATCCCCCACCAACACAGCTACTGAAATAGCCATGCAGCGCTCGCCAGCCGAGCCATAGGCCGCACCGACCAGGGCGTCTACCGTACGTTCGATATCGGCGTCGGGCATGATGATCATGTGGTTCTTGGCGCCGCCCAGAGCCTGGACACGTTTGCCAAAGTGCGCGCCCCGCTCGTAGATGTACTGGGCGATGGGTGTCGAACCGACAAAGCTGAGCGCCGCAACATCAGGATGCTCGAGCAAACCGTCAACGACCACTTTGTCGCCCTGTACGACATTGAATACGCCGTCAGGCAGCCCAGCTTGCCTGAACAGATCGGCCATCAGCAGCGAGACGCTGGGGTCACGTTCGCTGGGCTTCAGAATAAAGGTGTTGCCGGCGGCGATGGCCATCGGAAACATCCAGCAAGGCACCATGCAGGGAAAATTGAACGGAGTAATGCCAGCCACTACCCCCAAAGGCTGGCGCATGGTCCAGTTGTCGATGCCGTTGGCGACCTGTTCGGTATAGTCGCCTTTCAGCAG includes:
- the fumC gene encoding class II fumarate hydratase, producing MTASRIESDSMGEIEVPAAHYWGAQTQRSIHNFPIGVGRFTWQAPIITALGTLKKAAAQANAELGELPTDIADLITRAADEVIEGKLNDEFPLVVFQTGSGTQSNMNANEVISNRAIELAGGNMGSKKPVHPNDHVNRGQSSNDTFPTAMHIAVAQELERRLFPAVGTLRNTLADKAETYQDIVKTGRTHLQDATPITLGQEIGGWVAQIDFALDGVQADLPGIYDLAIGGTAVGTGLNAHARFGDTAAGYIAQITGLPFRSADNKFFALSAHDALVNLSASLRTLAGALMKMANDVRWLASGPRCGIGELNIPDNEPGSSIMPGKVNPTQCEAMTMVCVQVFGNDAATAFAGSQGNFQLNVYKPVMVHNVLESISLLSDACMAFNDHCAVGIEPNTPRIIDNLEKNLMLVTALNRHIGYDKAAAIAKKAQKENTTLREAALALGYVSAEQYDNWIKPIDMTHTG
- a CDS encoding CoA-acylating methylmalonate-semialdehyde dehydrogenase codes for the protein MKDQNQAASTLSTQAPYADSNDVINFINGQATASSGSRKQDVFNPSTGQAARQVVLSTLDDLNKAVAAAKAAAPAWADTPPVKRARIMNKFLGLMNQHTDELAAMITAEHGKVFTDAQGEVARGIDVIEFACGIPQLLKGDYTEQVANGIDNWTMRQPLGVVAGITPFNFPCMVPCWMFPMAIAAGNTFILKPSERDPSVSLLMADLFRQAGLPDGVFNVVQGDKVVVDGLLEHPDVAALSFVGSTPIAQYIYERGAHFGKRVQALGGAKNHMIIMPDADIERTVDALVGAAYGSAGERCMAISVAVLVGDVGKKILPALKERAATLKIKDGMHLDAEMGPVVTAEALKRIEGYIALGVEEGAELLVDGRNHKVEGHEQGFYVGGTLFDNVTPEMRIYKEEIFGPVLACVHVPDLGAAVDLINRHEFGNGVSCFTSDGHTAREFARRIQVGMVGVNVPIPVPMSWHGFGGWKRSLFGDTHSYGEEGVRFYTKQKSIMQRWPQNISKGNEFIMPTM
- a CDS encoding type I glyceraldehyde-3-phosphate dehydrogenase, which codes for MSRPLRLAINGYGRIGRCVLRALYESPLKEFYQVVAINEPADLASMVYLSQFDSTHGVFPGKVGQGPDSLVVNGHSIRVSHETEPEAVDWQALDVDLLLECSGRYSSRQQLQRFIDSGCPRVLVSQPSNSAQDVDYTVVYGINHKGLTGRETIVSNASCTTNAIVPILAELDTAFGIDHAFLTTLHSVMNDQPMIDGYHHSDLRRTRSAMQSIVPVATGLAQGVERLLPQLAGKVQAKAIRVPILNVSAIDLMVKLQSDVPAPALNAVLLAATQHYRGLLDYSDHPHASVDFNHNPHSAIIDASQTRTNGDGFANLFIWFDNEWGFANRMLDVVQAWSAHFPVLQTDTL